Part of the Zingiber officinale cultivar Zhangliang chromosome 8A, Zo_v1.1, whole genome shotgun sequence genome, CCATCAGTTGATAGCagcagagattttttttttaattttttaatcagcATTCAATGCGGTTCAAGGAAAGCCAAGGTTAGATTAGCTCCATAACAAATAAAAGTTCACATTGTAAGCAAGCTCTGGATCTATAACTGAAAGTCTTAGTAGAAAaaaaactccgcccatgatgactggtcatggccggtcccaagcccggataaaggaggagggttgcgttaggttgtcagccagcgtcaaactatgacaaatattcaatgaatgaatccattaaactattgtgctaatgataggttgttccccggaaggaacgcgttgcaggtccgactgtaacgtctcggcaaggaccgctacatctccagaactcggatgtagtgataaatatgcaagagttcgcattACAGGGTTCgattgtaacgtctcagcaaggaccgctacatctcaaTGAGAACTTggatgtagtgttaaataggcaagagttctcacatcataggttagataaaaacaaatatgatagaaaaactaataatctaagatttggaacatggaacataggaactctcactggtaaatcaatggaggtagtagatatgatgattaggagaaaaattagtattttgtgtgtacaagagataaaatggacaggtgagaaggcaaagatgatagagaactcaggttttaagttatggtacactggaaagaataaagcaagaaatggaatgGGTATTATAgtagataatttgttaaaggatgaagttgtaggagtagttagaaaaaggagatagaattataacccttaaaataatagtgacaaaaaaactatgaacataattagcgtatatgcaccacaagtagaattagatgaagctaccaaatcaagattttgggaggacttagatgaaatattacaaaatattccaccaaatgaaatgattttaataggaggtgatctaaatgggcatgtcggagtgaaaaatgaggaatatgagagagtacatgggagttatggatttggaacgaggaatgaggaagggaagaCTATTatattttgcgatagcatatgaccttatattagctaatacgttttttaagaaaagagaaaaacatttagtcacattcaaaagtaggaataataaatctcaaattgactttcttgttaggaaaaaggatagaaagatttgtaaggattgtaaagtcatccctggagaaagcttaactatccaacatagggtagtagtgttggatatacacctcaaacatagtatcaatagaaagaaaaatatatacaattcctaaaattaagtggtggaagttaaaggatgggaaacaacatatatttaaggagaaggtagaagtacaagcattaggtgaaatatacgatgactctaatacaacatgggataaaatgatatcaaagttgaaaatagtagctaagagtgtactcggtgagtcaaagggatatgcaccactaagtaaagaatcttggtggtggaatgagaaagtacaagagaaagtgaaggaaaaacgaatagcttataaggaattatatatttgtaagaacgaggaaaacttgaaaaaatatacaatagccaagaaagaaattaagaaagtagtgagtgaagcaaaaaatgaagcttttgaacggttatatcaaaaattggatacaaaagaagaggaaagaaacatttatagaatagctaaagtgagagaaagaaaaacaagaaatcatagccaaataaaatgtattaaagatgaatgtaatagggtattagtaaacgatggagaaataaaagagcggtggaagcggtattttcatcaactttttaatgaaggtttaggtgatcaacttaacttaggtaatttaattaggtcaaatgaggatagaaattttaatttttattgtagaattcaaacttcagaagtaaaacaaactttaaatgagatgcacaatggaaaagccattGGACCAGataatattccgatagaggtatggacaATGTTGTCAAAATCGCGAGTCGGAACGTAGAATCGTATGATTCTACGCATTTCTGGGGGCCTTCCGCGTTGCGTGCCCAGGCGGAAGCGGAATCTGGTGGAATCGTGCAGAATCGCGTGGAAGCGTAGCGGAAATCGTAGACTCGTAAGAGTCCAGCGATTTTCCAAGACCAGAAGGTCGATCGCAGCGATCGATCAAACACGGGTCCAAGAAACCTCGCTCCAAATAACACGTGCGTTTCTCCTTCAGAAAAATAgggagatcggtctgtggaccgatccacctatggcctgatcggtccacagaccgatctgcaaGGGCCGATCGGCCTAggggttgatcggtctggggaccgatcggcctaggggctgatcggtccccagaccgatcagcaaggGCCGATCCCTATTTCCGCCTTCGTCACGTGTTTCTCACGAGTCGGTTGTCGTTTTCTGCGTGGGACAGAGGGACAGGGAGAGTTTCGGGACAGAAGATTTGATCTCAAGAAACCCTAGCTTTCCTAAGTCGCGTCGCGAGCCATTGTCGCCGCAACTGCTGTGCTTCGTTCTTCTTCAGCAACCATCGTCTCCTTCACGTACGCGTCTGTCTCCTCCTCCCTGTGCGTCCGGTGTGCGTCGACCGGCACTGTGACTGACTTCAATTAAAGGTACGCCATCATCCGCCTCTGTCCCTTCTCCATCTATCTCATCTGTGGGTCTCTGTTCTTTACTTCTTTGGCCGTCTCTGTCCCGTCTGCATCTCTGAAGGCTGTTGGCCACGTCTGTGGTTCGCGAGCTGCTGTTGCAGAGTTGCAGTGTCGTTGGTGAAGCTGAAGCTACGTGGtggtgttcttgttcttctttaatTTCACAAAAATGAGTAGAGAAGCTAGTGTTGGTGGGTCTGGTGAAGCAAGCTCCAATAGTGGTGCAGCCATTCCAAGCGTAGCTTCCACAACTAGTGGAACTTCAGATTCCAAAAGATTGGCAGTGAATGCTCCTGGAAATAGATCTGATCCAGGTTGGAAACATGGAATTGCAGTTGATGAAAATCCAAAGAAAGTGCAATGCAAATACTGTCAAAAGGTGATAAATGGAGGGATTTATAGACTCAAGCATCATTTGGCAGGAACACAAAAGGATGTTGGAGCATGCAAGGCTGTTAGTGATGATGTAAGGAAGGAAATGTGGAAAATTGTATCCTCAttgcaagaaaatttaataaagagGGCAAAGGAGATTGAAGGAAGATCAAGTGATTCAAGTCCTCTTGGCCAATATGAAGATGAGGAGGTGGAGGGTGCAAAAAGACAAAGGCGAGAAATTGCAAAGAATCCTGCTGATCTATTCAAGAAAAGGGGTGTGAGTAGTCAAACTACCATCAATGGCATTTTCAAGAAGAATTTGAGGGAGGAAGCTTGCCAAGGGATTGCCTCTTTTTTCTACAATAATGCTATACCTTTTCATGTGGCAAAAAGTGATGAATTCAAGAAGATGCTAGACTTGGTTGCAAGACATGGTATTGGCTTTAAGCCTCCATCCTACCATGAGATTAGAGTCAAGTATTTGAAACAACAAGTTGATTGCACCAAAGAAGTTATAGAGCAGCACAAAGCATTTTGGAAGAAAATGGGATGCACAATTATGACTGATGGGTGGACAGATAAGAGGAGGAGGACTATATTAAACTTCTTGGTTAATAGTCCTATGGGAACCATTTTTTTGAAGTCAATTGATGCATCTGATATATCTAAAACAGCTGACAAGATTTTCAAGTTGATGGATGAAATTGTTGAAGAAGTTGGTGAAGAGAATGTAGTGCAAATTGTCACAGACAATGCAGCAAACTACAAAGCAGCTGGGGAGATGTTGATGGGGAAGAGAAAGAGGCTATATTGGACGCCTTGTGCAGCTCATTGCATCGATTTAATGTTGgaggattttgaaaaaaagaTACCAATACATAAAGAGACAATTGCACGAGGTAAAAAGATCACAACTTACATCTATTCAAGGACTGCGCTTATTTCTCTATTGCATCATTTTACCAAAGAAAAGGATTTGATTAGACCAGCCACTACTCGTTTTGCCACATCTTACTTGACTTTGGGTTGCTTGAATGATAATAAGGGAGCATTGATTAGAATGTTTACATCCAAAGAATGGAAATCTAGTCAATTTGCAAAGACTAAAGATGGAAAGGTTATTGAAAATGTGGTAATGGATAAGGACTTCTGGAAAAGCATTATTACATGCTTGAGGAGTGCTTATCCTTTGATCAAAGTCCTTCGTTTGGTAGACTCAGATGAGAAGCCTGCCATGGGGTTCATTTATGAGGAAATGGACAGGGCCAAAGAAAAGATACAAGCTGCCTTTAATGGTATTAAGAAAAGGTAACTtaatttattactaattattAAATACtcgtataaatttataatttcttgGAAACTAATTCAAATTTTTTCTCACTCTTTAGTTACTTGCCTCTATGGGAAATTATAGATGCAAGATGGGATAATCAACTACATCGGCCTTTGCATGCTGCGGGCTATTACCTTAACCCTCAATTTCATTACAGTCCTAATTTTAAAGCTGACTTTGAAGTGAAAAGAGGACTATATGATTGTCTACAAAGGATGGTTGAAAGTATGGAAGAAGTAAAGAAGATTGATGCTCAACTGGAAGACTTCAAATATCGAAAGAAATTCTTTGGTAGTGCAGTAGCCACTTGTGGAATTGAAACCAAAACTCCAGCACAATGGTGGGAATCATATGGTTATGAACATCCTGAGTTGCAAAAGTTTGCTATTCGTGTTTTGAGCTTGACATGCAGCTCATCTGGCTGTGAGAGGAATTGGAGTGCATTTGAGATGGTATTGCATTTCATTCTTGAATGAAATTACCTAGTTGTATGTGATTATATGAGTATGTGTTAATTGATTTTGTTATTATTTAGGTCCACACTAAGAGAAGAAATCGTTTGAAGGCAAAAACGATGAATGATGTAGTCTTTGTGATGGCTAATtcaaaattagccaagaagaaggaatTGAGGAAAGTCAATGACTATAGCATTGATGACCTAACTTCTGATGATGATTGGATTGTGGATGATAGTGAAAATTTAGATTTGGATGCTTCAAATGAAGATTTGGTTCCAGTTGAAGAAGGACCTAGTAGTGGAGCACCTCATGATGATTTGGAGCTGCCTAGttatgatgatgatgaagttgaagaagGTGGAGATGCCATGGAGGATGCTGGAGATGAAGAACACATGGAGGATGATTATGAATTCATGAATTTATGAAGTTTAGACTTTAGAACTTGACTATTATTTTTCATGTTGTAGACTTATATGTTATCTAAAATTTGTGACTTATGACTTATTTTATGTGTGGATTGTAGAAGACCTTATAAATGTTTAGTTTAATCAAATGTTTAATGTGTTTTTGAGGTTATTAATCTTATGTATGTTATTTTCTATGAgtatatatatgtttatatataattttacattttggTAGAAACTTACGATTCGTGTTACGATACTACGAGTTTACGATTCTACAACTCCCTTCCGTTTCAACGTAGAATCTCGATTTTGACAACCTTGGGTATGGAAGtgtttagggaaacaaggtattgaatgacttacaaaattatttaacatgatattgaaaacgaaaaaaatgtctgatcaatggaggataagtaatctagttctcttatataagaataagggagacgtacaaaattgtgcaaactataggggtattaaactaataagtcatactatgaaactttgagaaaaaataatagaaaaaaaattaaggagaccacagtgacagaaaatcaatttgggttcatgcttggaaggtcgacaatagaagctatacatcttcttagacaattaattgaaaaatatcgagagcaaaaacaagatctacacatggtattcattgacttagaaaaagcttataatAGAGCCCTAATTatttggagaattttagaaaagaggggtgttagcgtaacatatattgaactaattaagaatatgtatgaggatgtaacaaccagagtaaagactttagggggagtaactgaagcatttccaataaagataaggttacatcaaggatcagttctaagtccctatctttttatactaattatagacgaactcactgcgcacattcaagacacagtaccatggtgcatgttgtttgcagatgatattattttggtagatgagacacgtgaaggagtaaatgctaagataaaatcttggagggaaatactagaagggaaaggttttaagcttagtagattaaagacaaaatatatagaatttaagtttagcaatattagaagtaatgaaacaattgttaagatatgagaggacgagttgcccggaatcgagagatttaaatatttaggatcatttttataaaatgatggagggattgagagagatgtcttacatagaatacaagcaggatgggtgaaatggaggggagcgtcgagtgttttatgtgaccgtaaagtacctcttaaacttaaaggtaagttctataaaaccacagttagacctgttatgttatatggagatgaatgttgggttatgactcgagcacatgagcataagatgagagttgcagagatgaggatgttaaggtggatgtgtggacatacgaagatggacaaaataaggaatgagagcattagagagaaagtcggagttgcatctattgaggacaaactccgagagacacgtttaagatggtatggacatgtacttagacgaccaataaatgctccagttaggcgatgtgaaactatgataaacatgcatatcaaacgaggaagaggaagaccaaaaaagacttggttagcaacaataaaacaggataaaatttatttaaatatagatgatgatataataggagatagagctcaatagcataaaaggattcatacagccaaccccacctagtggaaaaaggcttggttgttgttgttgttgttgttgtattgtaAGCAAGCTCTAGATCTATAACTGAAAGTCTTAGTAGAAGAAAAACTCCAGGATGGCATTGGCTTTCAGCATAAACGAAATTAAgtgagataaataaaaaaaataaacattattATACCACTCTATAGTGGTAAGCATTGCCACTTGGAACAAGCAATATGCATATGCTACAAAGTACAACAGCAACAAAGTACATATGTGGAAAATCAGCACATGAAACCAGCAAATAAATAAGCACGAGAAATCTTGGGTTCCTAAAACTTGAATCACAAAAGATGAGACTATTTTAAGAAGATAAAGGGACCACAAACTACTACAGCAACTATTAACAAGCCTATTAAAGAATCCAAGCAGAAAAATCATTTTCTTGTAATTAAATATAAACAA contains:
- the LOC122008010 gene encoding uncharacterized protein LOC122008010, coding for MSREASVGGSGEASSNSGAAIPSVASTTSGTSDSKRLAVNAPGNRSDPGWKHGIAVDENPKKVQCKYCQKVINGGIYRLKHHLAGTQKDVGACKAVSDDVRKEMWKIVSSLQENLIKRAKEIEGRSSDSSPLGQYEDEEVEGAKRQRREIAKNPADLFKKRGVSSQTTINGIFKKNLREEACQGIASFFYNNAIPFHVAKSDEFKKMLDLVARHGIGFKPPSYHEIRVKYLKQQVDCTKEVIEQHKAFWKKMGCTIMTDGWTDKRRRTILNFLVNSPMGTIFLKSIDASDISKTADKIFKLMDEIVEEVGEENVVQIVTDNAANYKAAGEMLMGKRKRLYWTPCAAHCIDLMLEDFEKKIPIHKETIARGKKITTYIYSRTALISLLHHFTKEKDLIRPATTRFATSYLTLGCLNDNKGALIRMFTSKEWKSSQFAKTKDGKVIENVVMDKDFWKSIITCLRSAYPLIKVLRLVDSDEKPAMGFIYEEMDRAKEKIQAAFNGIKKSYLPLWEIIDARWDNQLHRPLHAAGYYLNPQFHYSPNFKADFEVKRGLYDCLQRMVESMEEVKKIDAQLEDFKYRKKFFGSAVATCGIETKTPAQWWESYGYEHPELQKFAIRVLSLTCSSSGCERNWSAFEMVHTKRRNRLKAKTMNDVVFVMANSKLAKKKELRKVNDYSIDDLTSDDDWIVDDSENLDLDASNEDLVPVEEGPSSGAPHDDLELPSYDDDEVEEGGDAMEDAGDEEHMEDDYEFMNL